A single genomic interval of Deinococcus malanensis harbors:
- a CDS encoding alpha/beta fold hydrolase, whose amino-acid sequence MTELQVPSGQAMLIGEFQGEGRPVVFLHAGVADRRMWDATIHDLSRTHRTVTYDRRGFGQTLPADGSYAPVSDLLALLDAASVRSATLVGCSQGGKIAIDFALAHPDRVDGLVLIAPAVGGAPAPDIFPEAVEAILEELEEVETSGDIDRLNHLEARIWLDGVLGPEGRVTGERRDLFLQMNGVALRVAPRGEEQPAPPAWPRLGELTQQTLIVCGDLDFPHAQERCARLRAHLPHAQLQVMRGTAHLPSFEDPAAFGTLLTAFLSQLNTNG is encoded by the coding sequence ATGACTGAACTTCAGGTGCCAAGCGGCCAGGCCATGCTGATAGGTGAATTCCAGGGCGAGGGTCGCCCGGTCGTGTTCCTACATGCGGGGGTCGCGGACCGCCGCATGTGGGACGCGACCATTCACGACCTTTCACGAACCCACCGCACGGTTACATATGACCGCCGCGGCTTCGGTCAGACCCTCCCGGCTGACGGATCATATGCCCCGGTCAGCGACCTGCTCGCGCTGCTTGACGCGGCTAGCGTCCGCAGCGCCACCCTGGTGGGCTGCTCGCAGGGTGGAAAAATTGCCATTGACTTCGCTCTCGCCCACCCGGACCGGGTCGATGGTCTCGTCCTCATTGCACCGGCGGTTGGAGGTGCGCCCGCGCCGGATATCTTCCCCGAGGCGGTTGAGGCTATCCTGGAGGAACTCGAGGAGGTTGAGACCTCAGGTGATATCGACCGGCTCAATCACCTGGAAGCGCGCATCTGGCTCGACGGGGTCCTTGGCCCGGAAGGACGCGTCACGGGTGAACGGCGCGACCTGTTCCTTCAGATGAATGGTGTGGCACTGCGCGTGGCGCCACGCGGTGAAGAACAGCCAGCGCCGCCAGCCTGGCCCCGGCTGGGTGAGCTGACGCAGCAGACCCTGATTGTCTGTGGGGATCTGGACTTCCCGCACGCCCAGGAGCGGTGCGCGCGGCTGCGTGCGCACCTGCCGCATGCTCAGCTCCAGGTGATGCGTGGGACAGCCCACCTACCCAGCTTTGAGGACCCGGCCGCCTTCGGGACCCTCCTTACCGCTTTCCTGTCCCAGCTGAACACGAATGGTTGA
- a CDS encoding ArsR/SmtB family transcription factor, with product MSPAVHHDVLRALADPTRQQILEFLLRVEEARRRGECFAGTISQALGLSQPTISHHMKVLVDAGLVSAKKKGTSVYYCLSHQGFQVLHDHLAPYLHATSERKETT from the coding sequence ATGAGTCCTGCGGTCCACCACGACGTCCTTCGCGCCCTCGCCGACCCGACACGCCAACAGATCCTCGAATTCCTCCTGCGCGTGGAGGAAGCCAGACGCCGCGGGGAATGCTTCGCCGGCACCATCAGCCAGGCCCTCGGCCTGAGCCAACCCACCATCAGTCACCACATGAAAGTCCTGGTCGACGCTGGCCTCGTCAGCGCCAAAAAGAAAGGCACCTCCGTTTACTACTGCCTGAGTCACCAGGGTTTTCAAGTTCTGCACGATCACCTCGCGCCGTACCTCCACGCCACCTCGGAGAGAAAGGAGACGACATGA
- a CDS encoding lysozyme inhibitor LprI family protein — protein MSKKMQCSDAPLSPSASLFRPETWRVALLVVGAGLLSSAGAQSNCDTPGNTFDEVYCLSKVLVKADDELNAVYGKLLKRLPAAAQVNLRQTQRSWLARRDSECTGRDSRLGEVIYTGCAVDMTVQRVNFLNARYRECMSSGCQPSKLRR, from the coding sequence ATGAGCAAGAAGATGCAGTGCAGCGACGCCCCCCTTTCACCATCCGCCAGCCTGTTCCGCCCTGAAACCTGGAGGGTTGCGCTGCTCGTGGTGGGCGCCGGGCTGCTGAGTTCCGCAGGAGCACAGAGCAATTGCGATACCCCTGGCAACACCTTCGACGAGGTGTACTGCCTGAGCAAGGTGCTGGTTAAGGCAGACGACGAGCTGAACGCAGTGTACGGCAAGCTGCTCAAACGCCTGCCAGCAGCTGCCCAGGTGAACCTGCGCCAAACGCAGCGGTCGTGGCTGGCGCGGCGTGACTCAGAGTGCACCGGCCGGGACAGCAGACTGGGTGAGGTGATTTACACCGGATGTGCGGTGGATATGACGGTCCAGCGCGTCAACTTCCTCAACGCGCGTTACCGGGAATGTATGAGCAGTGGCTGTCAGCCTTCCAAGCTTCGTCGGTGA